One Spinacia oleracea cultivar Varoflay chromosome 4, BTI_SOV_V1, whole genome shotgun sequence DNA segment encodes these proteins:
- the LOC130471330 gene encoding glutathione S-transferase T3-like, which translates to MDSRNPNYSRLPNFPTNPNNPNSSTLPNYPNNQYYSNHPNPDNPTINPNSSRLSNYPNNQYYSNHPSYPNHPNYLHSNVHPSVSHHQYMVHDMTPTTYAPFPTQNPSNYLTSMLNNPNYPNVGESQSQHNASGSTTVFSLSDINLNDMAEEENREEEDDDYDDDEPTPTHTNKGKGRAKRISWSKAQDNLLVSGWLNYALDKIHGTNQTSEAFWGKIVDYYNKHRKGSSDQRNDKQLNCRWGKIRPAVAKYCGCIDQAKQRKQSGENNLDITALANEMYHSDMNEDFKFDFAWERLNGQPKFMNTFVYNNDSTTPLFEPPNLSGGEGSEKRSRLDESRNFSCSSAERTPTSVNPLIRPEGQKKAKRKLKLSKEETINPLQGKLASLQHSNEETAKAMKEFVEVERIREERKKKAQVMKERELKYRLLQALLSRDSLSDEDEARKNKLWNELMTV; encoded by the coding sequence ATGGATTCAAGAAATCCAAATTATTCTAGATTACCAAATTTCCCAACAAATCCAAATAATCCAAATTCTTCTACATTACCGAATTATCCTAACAACCAGTATTATTCAAACCATCCAAATCCAGATAATCCAACAATTAATCCAAATTCTTCTAGATTGTCAAACTATCCTAACAATCAGTATTATTCCAACCATCCAAGTTACCCAAACCATCCAAATTATCTACATTCCAATGTTCATCCTTCTGTTAGCCATCACCAATATATGGTGCATGATATGACGCCCACAACTTATGCCCCATTTCCTACTCAAAATCCATCAAATTACTTGACAAGTATGCTAAACAATCCAAATTATCCAAATGTAGGAGAATCCCAAAGTCAGCATAATGCGAGTGGTTCGACGACCGTTTTTTCGCTTAGTGACATTAACCTTAATGACATGGCGGAAGAAGAAAatagagaagaagaagatgatgattatgatgatgatgagccAACACCAACTCATACAAATAAAGGTAAAGGGAGAGCGAAACGAATAAGTTGGAGCAAGGCCCAAGATAACCTTCTAGTAAGCGGGTGGCTCAATTATGCTCTTGATAAGATACATGGGACAAATCAAACCAGTGAGGCATTTTGGGGTAAGATAGTAGACTACTACAATAAGCATCGAAAAGGATCAAGCGATCAAAGAAATGATAAACAACTCAATTGTCGTTGGGGTAAAATTCGGCCCGCGGTAGCAAAATATTGTGGATGCATTGATCAGGCAAAACAACGGAAACAAAGCGGTGAGAATAACTTAGATATTACTGCTCTTGCTAATGAGATGTATCATTCTGATATGAATGAGGATTTTAAATTTGACTTTGCATGGGAAAGATTAAATGGTCAACCTAAATTTATGAATACTTTTGTATACAACAACGATTCTACAACACCCCTTTTCGAGCCTCCAAATCTATCAGGAGGTGAAGGGAGTGAGAAAAGGTCAAGGCTCGATGAGAGCAGAAACTTTTCTTGTTCGTCAGCAGAAAGAACACCAACTAGTGTCAACCCTCTTATAAGGCCAGAAGGTCAAAAGAAAGCAAAGAGGAAATTGAAGCTTAGTAAAGAGGAAACTATAAATCCTTTACAAGGAAAACTTGCTAGTCTACAACATTCaaacgaagaaactgcaaaGGCGATGAAGGAATTCGTCGAAGTCGAACGAATTAGAgaggaaagaaaaaagaaagcacAAGTTATGAAGGAACGAGAACTGAAATATCGATTACTACAAGCATTATTAAGTCGAGATAGCTTATCGGATGAAGATGAAGCTCGTAAAAATAAATTGTGGAACGAATTAATGACTGTGTAA